One part of the Eulemur rufifrons isolate Redbay chromosome 16, OSU_ERuf_1, whole genome shotgun sequence genome encodes these proteins:
- the LOC138396981 gene encoding cytochrome c oxidase subunit 5B, mitochondrial, with product MASRLLRGAGALAAQALRARGPNAPAAVRSMASRGGVPTDDEQATGLEREVLMAARKGLDPYNLLPPKAASGTKEDPNLVPSVTDKRIVGCICEEDNTAVIWFWLHKGETQRCPNCGTHYKLVPHQFAH from the coding sequence ATGGCTTCAAGGTTACTTCGCGGAGCTGGAGCGCTGGCCGCGCAAGCCCTGAGGGCCCGCGGTCCCAATGCGCCGGCTGCGGTGCGCTCCATGGCGTCTCGAGGTGGTGTTCCTACTGATGATGAGCAGGCGACTGGGCTGGAGAGGGAGGTCTTGATGGCTGCACGGAAGGGACTGGACCCATACAATTTGCTACCCCCAAAGGCAGCTTCAGGCACTAAAGAAGATCCTAATTTAGTCCCTTCCGTTACCGACAAGCGAATAGTAGGCTGTATCTGTGAAGAGGACAACACTGCCGTCATCTGGTTCTGGCTGCACAAAGGCGAGACCCAGCGATGCCCTAATTGTGGAACCCATTACAAACTGGTGCCCCACCAGTTTGCACACTGA